The genomic DNA GCGCGGACAACCAGAAATAATGAGGGACCATAATCATGGCTACCACACAAGCACTGGTCATCGATGACTCCCGGGCCATGCGCCTGATACTGGGCGACCTGCTCCAGCAATTGGGTTATGAAACCACAGAAGCCGGTGATGGCCAGCAGGCCATCACCCTCCTGGAGGGGGATGACACCATCCCCACTCTGGCCCTGGTGGACTGGAACATGCCGGTCATGAACGGCCTGGAATTTATCCGCGCGGTTCGGCAAAAGCATTGCTATAGCGACATGAAATTACTGGTGGTCACCAGTGAAGCGGAAGTGGGCCAGATGGTGGAAGCCCTGACCGCCGGTGCCGATGAATACCTGATGAAGCCGTTTTCCTCGGAAGCACTTGCCTGCAAGCTGGAAATGATGGGTCTGAAGCGAGCAGAGAGAGCATGAGCAACATTCGTGTCTTTCTGGTGGATGATACCGCCGCCGTGCGGCATATCCTCACCCAGATTCTGGAGGAAGATCCGGACATCGTGGTGGTGGGCACCGCCTCGGATGGACGCCAGGGCCTGGATCGCCTGCAGCGCGTGGAAGCAGATCTGCTGATACTGGATGTAGAAATGCCCGGCATGGGCGGGCTGGAAATGCTCAAGGAACTGAAAGTAAGCCGCCCGGAACTTCCGGTGCTGGTTTTCAGCTCCATTACCGAGCGCGGCGCCATGGTAACCATCGAGGCCCTGTCCCTTGGCGCCAGCGATTATGTACCAAAACCCGCCATGGTGGGCACCGCCGCCGAAGCCCGGGACTACATCAAGAACAGCCTGCTGGGGAAAATCAAAACCCTGCTGCGACGGGACAGCAAGCCCTCAGCCACGCCAGCAGCACGCCCTCGCCCGGTGGCATCACAACTCCAGCATCAGCGCATTCCATCGCGGGTAGATCTGGTAGTAATCGGAGCTTCCATGGGCGGGCCACGGGCCTTGGGCCAACTGATCCCTGCCCTGCCCGGTGATTTTCCGGTGCCCATTCTGGTGGTCCAACACATGCCGGCAGTGTTCACCCGCGCCCTGGCCACACGCCTGGATCAGAACGCATCGTTAAGCGTGGCTGAATGCGACAGTAGTCAGCGGGCCGAGCCAGGCCAGGTCTGGCTGGCAGCCGGTGACTATCACATGACCGTGGACAAGGTTGGAGACAACACCCTGGTCGCACCCCAGCGCAGTGAGCCGGTGAACTTCTGCCGACCAGCCGTGGATATTCTGTTTGCCAGCGCCGCCAAAGCCTATGGTCCCAATGTGCTGGCCGTAGTGTTAACGGGTATGGGCCAGGATGGCCTGGAAGGCTGTCGCCAACTGGCCAGAGCCGGCGCACAAATACTGGTGCAGGATCAACCCACCAGCGCGGTATGGGGAATGCCGGGAGTCGTATCACGGGCCGGTCTTGCCTGCGCGGAGCTTCCATTGCAGGACATGGCTGCGGAGATTATGCGACGGGTTAACCGGGGCCGGCCCACGTTTCGTGCACGGCAGCGAGCCGCCATGAATCCCGAGGTACACGGATGAGTTGTATCAATGAACACAGCTACCTCACCCTGTGCAATCTCCTCTGTGACCAGATCGCGCTCAGCTTACCGCCGGATAAGGTTTATCTGGCCGAAGCCCGACTGCAAAACCTGGCCCGACAGCACACCCAGGGCGACATCAATGCGCTGATAGAAAAAGCCTCCTCTATCGCTGACGACGCATTGCGAACCGAGCTGGTGGAAGCCATGGCCATACATGAAACCTTTTTTTTCCGTGACCCGATTCTAGGCCAGAGTTTTCTGGACACCATGATCCCCTCTCTGCTGGAGAAACGGCGGGCAGACAGAACTCTGCGTATCTGGAGCGCCGCCTGCAGCACCGGCCAGGAAGCCTATAGCGTTGCCATGCTGCTGGATGAACACTTCCCACAACTGAAAGACTGGGAAGTGACACTGGTCGCCAGTGATTTCTCCCAGTCTGCACTGAACAAGGCTCAACGGGGCTGTTATGGCCTGAACGAGATGAACCGGGGTCTTCCTGCCCGCAACATGGCGCTCTACTTCGAGCAACAGGGTCTGGACTGGCAGGTAAAACCGGCCATTCGCGAACGAATCCGCTTCGAGAAAATCAATCTGGTCCGGGAATGGCCGGAGGACCTGCCAGTATTCGACATCGTCTTGCTGCGCAATGTGCTTCTGTACTTTTCCATAGAGGATCGTCAGCGGGTACTAAAACGTATTCGCAAGCAGACCGCCAATGACGGCTACCTGCTGCTAGGCTCCACCGAAAGCCTGGAAAAATCCGCCGGGTTCGTGCCGGCCATTTCCGGCAGCCACCGCCCCTTTTACCAACCCGCTTGAAGGTGCTCACATGGATATGTCGTTACAACCCGCCATGCTGTCACAAAAAATTGCCCGTATCGGCGCCAATGTGCTCAGCGACTTCCTGAAAATTCCGGTACGCGCACAAAATGGCCCACCACCGATGGTTCACCATGGGGCAGAAATTTCAATTTCCGGAAAGTGGAAAGGCAATGTGACCGTCAGCACCTGCGAAACCCTGGCGCAACGGATCGCCGGCCAGATGTTTCGCAAAGAGGATGACGCAGTCACCGGTGAAGACGTGGTCGACGCTCTCACCGAGCTGACCAACATCATTGCCGGCAACATCAAGGCCATCCTCCCCGGCCCCAGCCAGCTTTCCCTGCCGGTGCCACTGGCAGTACTCCCCAGCGAACATCGCAACAATGTAGATGTGCAGTTGTTCGATGATCGTCAGGGGATGCTGCGAATCAGCCTGCAGCCGGCGGAGCATTGAAGCGAAGAATCAAAATAAGCGACTAGTGGCTAGCTACGAGCTTCTAGCAACCACGCGTAGCAGGGAGCTTGGGCGCTATCCGTGACATATACAAAGCCACTGTAGGAGTTCCTCTTGAGGGACGAATCCAAGCCTGGGCGAGGACGCAGGTTATGCAGGTGGCACCAGATCACTCTGGCGGCACCTGGCGCTCCTGATCGCCCTACGGACGATTTCCTCGCTCCGCGAGGTTCGCACCTCAAGAGGTGCTCCTACAGCGGCTTCGTAGAAATCCAGAGAACCGCTCAGTCGTTCCCTATACAACGAGCGTAGCTCGCCTCAGACCGGTTCGCCCTCCGGCCCCGCGCTACTGGACCGTAACCGAAACGTGCCCTCGCCGATGGCCAGTAGCTGCCCCTGCTGGTCAAACACTTCCATGGTGCTGTTATAGATTCTGGCCCCTCCGGCACGGCGGGTGCCGATGGCACGGATCAAACCTTCCCCAGCTTGGCCGGTAAAGGTGGTGGTCATGGACAGGGTCACCGCTTTGCGGATGCGGTCAGGGTGGGGACAGTAGGTGCCGGCACAGGCGCCGGCCACATCCATCAAAGTGGCAAGCACGCCACCGTGAATCACGCCGCCCAGGTTCAGATGCTCCTGGCGCACCTGAAGACCCAGTACCGCCCGGCCTTCTTGCCACTCCAGAAAATGCAGCCCGACCAGGGCGGGAAAACCATTATTGAAACGCGCATTGGCGTCTTCCATGGAAAACGCGGACGGCGGTGCTGCTGGCATGTATTGTCCTCGGCAGAGGCGGGAATCAGGCCCGTCCCTGCACCATCTGTTCAACTTGGGCCACCACATCCTTGAGTCGTGGCCCCAGGTTTTCTATCAGGGTACGGCGGCTGAGACGCAGTGAAGAACCACCGCAGTTGAACGGCACCACCTGGGCACCACCATCCAGAATCAACGGCACAGCAACGCCGCTCACATCCCGGTTCCACTCGCCGTCAGAAATGCAGAAACCGTACTCCTGATATTCCTCATAGGCGGACTGCAGGCTGCGCTCCAGTTCCGGCCAGGCCGCCGGGTCCTGCCGGCGGATCTGTTCGTAATATTGCTCGCGCTCGGATTCCGGAGTCGCCGCCAGAAAGGCACGGCCCAGCGCCGAGGTGGCCATGGGCACACGGGAGCCGATGTTCAGGCGCAGCACCAGCGGGCCATTGCCCTGGCATACCTGGATGTAGGTCACCTGGGCGCCATCCGGGGCACCGATGGCCACCATGCAATCGGTGGCATCGGCCAGCTCCTGCATGAAGGGCCGGGCCAGTTCCCGTACCCCTTCGCTGGCCAGATAACGGTAGCCCAGATCCAGCACCCCGGGGCCCAGACGGTATTTTTCCAGTTGCGGCACATAACGCAGGTAACCGAGCTGCGTCAGGGTAGCTGTCATCCGCGATACCGTAGGACGGGGAATATTGGTGCGCTTGGCCAGCTCCGCGTTGCCCAGGTATTCATCAGAAGGGCCGAAACAGCGAAGAATATCCAGCCCCCGCGCCAGGGCGGTGACGAAATTCCGATCTTTGTCGTTGGTGCCCACGTCGGCAACAGCTCTGCGCATTGTTGTATTTCCTTTCAGGCTTCGGGATCGGGAACCGTTCCCCCGGCACAGCGGGCATAGATTCCACTTATAGTTATGTATTCACCGAGCAAATATAGCAAAAAGCGGTTTCACCTGCATAAGCCAGTCATGGCCATGGCATAACACCTGAAGCACAATGGTTTTCGTCCTTAGGCCAGATCCACTTTGTCATGGCCTTGGCCAACCGGTCAATATTTTAAAACTTTGTTCCATTATTGTATTGTGAGTCTTCTGACTCAATAAACAACTGACAAAAGGACCTATCCCATGGGCTCGCTGCAACAGTTCTACATCAATGGTCAATGGGTCGCCCCTGCCGATGGCGCCAGCAGCCATACCGTGATTAATCCTGCCACCGAAGACTCGCTTGGCGAGCTGGCCATGGGCGGCACTGCGGATATCGATGCTGCCATCAGCGCGGCGGCGGCGGCTTTTCCGGCGTTCAGCGCCGAGCCTCTGGAAACCCGACTGGGCTACCTGGAACGGATTGCCGAGGGTTACCAGGCACGGCTGGAAGAGATTGCCCAGGCCATCAGCCAGGAAATGGGCGCCCCCATCAGCCTGGCTCGCAAGGTGCAGGCCCCCATGGGACTCGGCCACCTGAAAACGACCCTGGCCGTGGCCCGGGATTTCCCCTTCGAAGAACAGCTCGGCCAGGCACAGATTCGTCGGGCCGCTGCCGGGGTCTGTGCCCTGATCACTCCCTGGAACTGGCCCATGAACCAGGTCATGTGCAAGGTGGCACCGGCCATTGCTGCCGGCTGCACCATGGTGCTCAAGCCCAGTGAGTTTGCCCCGCTGTCGGCACAGATTCTGGCCGAGATCATTGACGAAGCGGGCCTGCCAGCCGGGGTTTTCAATATGGTCCATGGCGATGGCGCCCAGGTCGGCCCGTTGTTGTCCAGTGATCCACGCATCGATGTGGTGTCGCTGACCGGCTCCACCCGGGCCGGTGAGTCCGTCAGCCGCGAGGCCGCCGCCACCATCAAGCGGGTCTCCCTGGAACTGGGCGGCAAATCCGCCAACATCCTGCTACCCGGTTGCGATCTGCAAAGGGCGGTTACCCACGGGGTGCGCGCCATGATGAACAACACCGGCCAGAGCTGTAACGCGCCCTCGCGGATGCTGGTGCACGCCGATCAGCTGGCGGAGGCAGAGGCTATCGCCGCCGAAGCCTGTAGCACAATTGTGGCAGGCGACCCGCAGGACGAAGGCACCGTCATCGGCCCCATTGCCAATGGTCGCCAGTACCAGCGGGTGCAATCCATGATCGAAAAAGGCGTGGAAGAAGGGGCGAAACTGGTGGCCGGCGGCACCGGCAAGCCTGAAGGACTGGAAGTCGGCTATTTCGCCCGTCCTACCGTATTCAGCCAGGTCAGCAACACCATGACCATCGGCCGCGAGGAAATCTTCGGCCCGGTACTGGTGATGATCCCCTACCAGACTGTGGACGAGGCGGTGGCCATCGCCAACGACTCGGACTACGGCCTGTCTGGTTATGTGTTCGGGGAAGACAGCGAAGCCCGCGCGGTGGCGGCCCGGTTGCGAACCGGCATGGTGCATATCAATGGTGCCGGGCCGGACCTGCAGGGGGCCTTCGGCGGCTACAAGCAATCCGGCAATGGCCGTGAATGGGGCCGCTTCGGTCTGGAGGAGTTTCTGGAGACCCAGTCATTGTTCCTCCCTCACTGATCCCCCTCGATCAAACGTCTTCACCTGTCATTTACGGACACAAAATGGCCCGTTTTGTGTACTGGCACTAGCGCCCCGGCCGGGGCGCGACAGTGCCATTTACCTGTTGTGCTGTAACCCTGAGTATCGTTACATTCTTTAATGTCACAGTTTGACATCCACCGGTAATAACCGGTCGGGACCAGGAGGACACATGACAACAACAGCATCCAGCAACATCAAGGCCGGTCAGCAGAGCGCACAGAAG from Alcanivorax sp. includes the following:
- a CDS encoding chemotaxis protein CheX, with translation MDMSLQPAMLSQKIARIGANVLSDFLKIPVRAQNGPPPMVHHGAEISISGKWKGNVTVSTCETLAQRIAGQMFRKEDDAVTGEDVVDALTELTNIIAGNIKAILPGPSQLSLPVPLAVLPSEHRNNVDVQLFDDRQGMLRISLQPAEH
- a CDS encoding aldehyde dehydrogenase family protein, with product MGSLQQFYINGQWVAPADGASSHTVINPATEDSLGELAMGGTADIDAAISAAAAAFPAFSAEPLETRLGYLERIAEGYQARLEEIAQAISQEMGAPISLARKVQAPMGLGHLKTTLAVARDFPFEEQLGQAQIRRAAAGVCALITPWNWPMNQVMCKVAPAIAAGCTMVLKPSEFAPLSAQILAEIIDEAGLPAGVFNMVHGDGAQVGPLLSSDPRIDVVSLTGSTRAGESVSREAAATIKRVSLELGGKSANILLPGCDLQRAVTHGVRAMMNNTGQSCNAPSRMLVHADQLAEAEAIAAEACSTIVAGDPQDEGTVIGPIANGRQYQRVQSMIEKGVEEGAKLVAGGTGKPEGLEVGYFARPTVFSQVSNTMTIGREEIFGPVLVMIPYQTVDEAVAIANDSDYGLSGYVFGEDSEARAVAARLRTGMVHINGAGPDLQGAFGGYKQSGNGREWGRFGLEEFLETQSLFLPH
- a CDS encoding response regulator codes for the protein MATTQALVIDDSRAMRLILGDLLQQLGYETTEAGDGQQAITLLEGDDTIPTLALVDWNMPVMNGLEFIRAVRQKHCYSDMKLLVVTSEAEVGQMVEALTAGADEYLMKPFSSEALACKLEMMGLKRAERA
- a CDS encoding PaaI family thioesterase — encoded protein: MPAAPPSAFSMEDANARFNNGFPALVGLHFLEWQEGRAVLGLQVRQEHLNLGGVIHGGVLATLMDVAGACAGTYCPHPDRIRKAVTLSMTTTFTGQAGEGLIRAIGTRRAGGARIYNSTMEVFDQQGQLLAIGEGTFRLRSSSAGPEGEPV
- a CDS encoding IclR family transcriptional regulator yields the protein MRRAVADVGTNDKDRNFVTALARGLDILRCFGPSDEYLGNAELAKRTNIPRPTVSRMTATLTQLGYLRYVPQLEKYRLGPGVLDLGYRYLASEGVRELARPFMQELADATDCMVAIGAPDGAQVTYIQVCQGNGPLVLRLNIGSRVPMATSALGRAFLAATPESEREQYYEQIRRQDPAAWPELERSLQSAYEEYQEYGFCISDGEWNRDVSGVAVPLILDGGAQVVPFNCGGSSLRLSRRTLIENLGPRLKDVVAQVEQMVQGRA
- a CDS encoding chemotaxis response regulator protein-glutamate methylesterase, encoding MSNIRVFLVDDTAAVRHILTQILEEDPDIVVVGTASDGRQGLDRLQRVEADLLILDVEMPGMGGLEMLKELKVSRPELPVLVFSSITERGAMVTIEALSLGASDYVPKPAMVGTAAEARDYIKNSLLGKIKTLLRRDSKPSATPAARPRPVASQLQHQRIPSRVDLVVIGASMGGPRALGQLIPALPGDFPVPILVVQHMPAVFTRALATRLDQNASLSVAECDSSQRAEPGQVWLAAGDYHMTVDKVGDNTLVAPQRSEPVNFCRPAVDILFASAAKAYGPNVLAVVLTGMGQDGLEGCRQLARAGAQILVQDQPTSAVWGMPGVVSRAGLACAELPLQDMAAEIMRRVNRGRPTFRARQRAAMNPEVHG
- a CDS encoding protein-glutamate O-methyltransferase CheR, encoding MSCINEHSYLTLCNLLCDQIALSLPPDKVYLAEARLQNLARQHTQGDINALIEKASSIADDALRTELVEAMAIHETFFFRDPILGQSFLDTMIPSLLEKRRADRTLRIWSAACSTGQEAYSVAMLLDEHFPQLKDWEVTLVASDFSQSALNKAQRGCYGLNEMNRGLPARNMALYFEQQGLDWQVKPAIRERIRFEKINLVREWPEDLPVFDIVLLRNVLLYFSIEDRQRVLKRIRKQTANDGYLLLGSTESLEKSAGFVPAISGSHRPFYQPA